The following are encoded in a window of Episyrphus balteatus chromosome X, idEpiBalt1.1, whole genome shotgun sequence genomic DNA:
- the LOC129920597 gene encoding uncharacterized protein LOC129920597 isoform X10: MEVAELETETGVSKSSTSVSESSKQVIASGAMQQAIRSEQSLDRCVEQSIQQNATQETVQVLKKSVVSSVLVKVDSDIERPTAQPALVSAPEAVTAAPSIPSQQLPIDGTQQIQLQEKQRQDNINNTLKEIISDIDRVIEQEDGQQQKHNYEVQQEQRRKEQQRLDEQQRLAQQLQYQQYLNQQQPEFMPQQTPYYQTQPALRGQHPTVATKTVSNEESRSETGYVKKNESYEVEEHDGFRMARSSKTTVQESHSPMYMTQKEQRSMSLPYWKNQNTEESSSTISKRVDLQKIFTPATDCEEIIPKNRKLYASSAFYSPNLHPTVEDQVALARRISHSLSDISNHTSKGQSMYVNRKKRSVKWVHEGSGKGQPDIQEYNEEYKENENNYNDKNLLRLVMNPRGQVRDLNSVREPLSETGLLSPDRCAELVTALNAPKGRGAELFAKRRRKAEKWIVDETNAGIESPSGLIDHQQQPYKPTSPASMVPAYSDVGIHRVQLNMQQDKIQDKYSQPSLKIIKSPWEAALETGSASNAFEEVNKHGGQYPHYGQYEYQQTPHKSITPTPLQDQQGCKVYQPKSSSSSSQRDLAYKPNIPQGWKAPAVVLPKAVSPYNEIANFVEATTKIEQVSSAAKKCEEITQKDEDEIIHLMTKTKLIIPKQEQQHMKTVPYAENDYVSYDSALQQLQNVLEGCEKREMEMLHEQQKLQQQIKPEYQVGEMFSQRKQSVSPDKEYESNNEVAIIEKQDENEDYVKVPVKDLISTFEQQVVAEKIAAETQIIIKPIAKKPKVMNIQEQNEPAKQGEYKGLFRPVDTEEDHQQKTTEEEKESFKCDTDFPQQQNDEKQQWQNSKELYVPKEIPLESYAPPPQTSHYIPPSSGFPVYQHPSSSFAAPIENKPYSGFPLTKPATDPYNQVQQQQQQQQQQHSFSRTPQPQKQQSWTPTLSSAHPSPVSFNPSPLPYNKLAKFEQPDPSPIQSYQTPYQQRPLDVPTLNKPANVSPTIFSSSPMKSHYVTQTSPRPQSQQFPSQDYKSYNAGGFVNDRIPMVSSVDLSNCQNFNNSARGWGGVKKHEPYRPMVVTAKPVGNLRYSDF, translated from the exons GTTAAAGTTGACAGCGACATTGAGAGACCTACAGCACAGCCCGCCTTGGTTTCTGCTCCAGAAGCAGTGACAGCAGCGCCATCTATTCCCTCACAACAATTACCAATCGATGGAACACAACAAATACAACTTCAAGAGAAACAAAGACAG GATAATATAAACAATACGTTAAAGGAAATAATATCAGATATCGATCGTGTTATCGAACAGGAAGATGGCCAGCAGCAAAAACACAACTATGAAGTTCAGCAAGAACAGAGAAGAAAAGAGCAACAGCGTCTTGATGAGCAACAGCGTTTGGCACAACAACTTCAATACCAACAGTACTTGAATCAGCAACAACCTGAATTCATGCCACAACAAACTCCATACTACCAAACGCAACCAGCGCTGCGCGGCCAGCATCCTACTGTTGCAACGAAGACTGTTAGCAATGAAGAATCTCGGTCAGAAACTGGGTACGTGAAGAAAAACGAAAGTTATGAAGTTGAG GAACACGATGGATTCCGAATGGCACGATCAAGTAAAACAACTGTACAAGAAAGCCATAGTCCTATGTACATGACACAAAAGGAGCAAAGATCAATGTCATTGCCGTATTGGAAAAACCAAAACACAGAG GAGTCATCATCAACGATTTCAAAAAGAGTCGATTTGCAGAAAATTTTCACACCAGCAACGGATTGTGAAGAAATTATACCAAAGAATC GAAAACTATATGCATCGTCAGCGTTTTATTCGCCAAATCTTCATCCGACTGTCGAGGATCAGGTTGCACTGGCACGAAGGATATCGCATTCGTTGAGTGACATTAGCAACCATACATCGAAGGGTCAGTCAATGTACGTAAATCGAAAAAAGCGATCCGTTAAATGGGTTCACGAAGGTTCAGGAAAAG GTCAACCCGATATTCAGGAATATAATGAAGAATACAAGGAGAACGAGAATAATTATAATGATAAAAATCTTTTAAGATTGGTCATGAATCCACGCGGTCAGGTACGAGATTTAAATTCAGTTCGCGAGCCGTTAAGTGAGACAGGTTTGTTGTCTCCTGATCGGTGTGCTGAGTTAGTAACAGCACTGAATGCTCCAAAAGGACGAG GTGCTGAACTTTTTGCAAAACGTCGCAGGAAAGCTGAAAAATGGATTGTGGATGAAACCAACGCTGGTATCGAGTCGCCATCGGGTCTAATAGATCATCAGCAGCAGCCGTACAAGCCAACATCACCTGCGAGCATGGTTCCAGCATACTCTGATGTAGGTATTCATCGTGTCCAACTGAACATGCAACAGGATAAAATTCAAGACAAGTACAGTCAGCCAAGTTTGAAAATAATCAAATCACCCTGGGAAGCCGCATTGGAAACGGGATCAGCTAGTAATGCTTTTGAAGAGGTAAACAAACATGGTGGACAATATCCTCATTACGGGCAGTATGAATATCAACAGACACCACACAAATCAATTACACCAACACCACTACAA gATCAGCAAGGTTGCAAGGTTTATCAGCCGAAATCATCGTCGTCTTCTAGTCAAAGGGATCTAGCTTACAAACCCAATATACCACAGGGATGGAAAGCGCCAGCAGTTGTTTTGCCTAAAG CTGTTTCTCCATATAACGAAATAGCCAACTTTGTCgaagcaacaacaaaaatcgaGCAAGTTTCCAGTGCAGCAAAAAAATGTGAAGAAATTACACAAAAGGATGAAGATGAGATTATTCATCtaatgacaaaaacaaaattaataatacCGAAACAAGAACAACAACATATGAAGACAGTTCCATACGCTGAAAACGATTATGTGAGCTATGACAGTGCTCTGCAACAGCTACAAAATGTTCTTGAGGGTTGTGAAAAACGCGAGATGGAGATGTTGCATGAACAGCAAAAACTTCAGCAGCAAATAAAACCTGAATATCAGGTTGGAGAAATGTTCTCCCAGCGAAAACAATCGGTTTCTCCAGATAAAGAGTACGAAAGCAACAATGAAGTTGCGATAATTGAAAAACAAGATGAAAATGAAGATTACGTCAAGGTTCCAGTAAAAGACCTGATTTCGACGTTTGAACAGCAGGTGGTAGCGGAAAAAATTGCTGCCGAGACCCAGATAATTATTAAACCTATCGCTAAAAAACCTAAAGTTATGAATATACAGGAACAAAACGAGCCGGCAAAGCAGGGTGAGTacaaaggactctttagaccaGTAGACACGGAAGAAGACCATCAGCAAAAGACGaccgaagaagaaaaagaatcaTTCAAGTGCGATACAGATTTTCCACAACAGCAAAACGACGAAAAACAGCAATGGCAGAATAGCAAAG AACTGTATGTGCCCAAGGAGATACCCCTTGAGAGTTATGCACCACCACCTCAAACATCCCACTATATTCCGCCGAGTAGTGGTTTTCCCGTGTACCAACATCCATCTTCTAGCTTTGCAGCACCAATTGAAAATAAGCCATATTCCGGTTTCCCATTGACCAAACCTGCAACAGATCCTTACAATCAGgtgcaacaacagcaacaacaacaacaacaacaacactcaTTTTCAAGAACACCACAACCGCAAAAGCAACAATCGTGGACACCAACTTTATCTTCAGCTCATCCAAGCCCGGTAAGCTTCAATCCTTCGCCGTTGCCCTACAATAAATTGGCCAAGTTCGAACAACCAGATCCATCACCGATTCAATCTTACCAAACACCATATCAGCAGCGTCCATTGGATGTCCCAACTTTGAATAAGCCAGCAAACGTTTCacctacaattttttcaagCTCTCCCATGAAAAGTCATTACGTTACACAAACTTCACCTCGACCCCAATCACAGCAGTTCCCTAGCCAGGATTATAAATCCTATAATGCTGGGGGCTTCGTAAATGATAGAATACCTATGGTTTCATCGGTCGATTTatcaaattgtcaaaattttaataattctgcTAGGGGTTGGGGtggagtaaaaaaacatgaacctTATCGTCCAATGGTAGTAACAGCTAAACCTGTTGGCAATCTTCGCTATTCAGATTTTTAA
- the LOC129920597 gene encoding uncharacterized protein LOC129920597 isoform X14 has product MEVAELETETGVSKSSTSVSESSKQQVIQNGGESSNATVEISKPENEEKTTKSVKIEDCPDDSSDGENNVTTSVVVTVNKKIIVEQKEKSPEKNDEGTDEDEEIIEEIVESESEVESSEKVCVVQKPVAEAKTEIPSTNNTQPKDDPIIETKTNSEGTPAVSKPEPVIVVEEPPQKQETIIPITKNTDTIIQTAQPITKTTTNETKTDIETITEVTQSIKLSPQQVKVDSDIERPTAQPALVSAPEAVTAAPSIPSQQLPIDGTQQIQLQEKQRQDNINNTLKEIISDIDRVIEQEDGQQQKHNYEVQQEQRRKEQQRLDEQQRLAQQLQYQQYLNQQQPEFMPQQTPYYQTQPALRGQHPTVATKTVSNEESRSETGYVKKNESYEVEEHDGFRMARSSKTTVQESHSPMYMTQKEQRSMSLPYWKNQNTEESSSTISKRVDLQKIFTPATDCEEIIPKNRKLYASSAFYSPNLHPTVEDQVALARRISHSLSDISNHTSKGQSMYVNRKKRSVKWVHEGSGKGQPDIQEYNEEYKENENNYNDKNLLRLVMNPRGQVRDLNSVREPLSETGLLSPDRCAELVTALNAPKGRGAELFAKRRRKAEKWIVDETNAGIESPSGLIDHQQQPYKPTSPASMVPAYSDVGIHRVQLNMQQDKIQDKYSQPSLKIIKSPWEAALETGSASNAFEEVNKHGGQYPHYGQYEYQQTPHKSITPTPLQDQQGCKVYQPKSSSSSSQRDLAYKPNIPQGWKAPAVVLPKELYVPKEIPLESYAPPPQTSHYIPPSSGFPVYQHPSSSFAAPIENKPYSGFPLTKPATDPYNQVQQQQQQQQQQHSFSRTPQPQKQQSWTPTLSSAHPSPVSFNPSPLPYNKLAKFEQPDPSPIQSYQTPYQQRPLDVPTLNKPANVSPTIFSSSPMKSHYVTQTSPRPQSQQFPSQDYKSYNAGGFVNDRIPMVSSVDLSNCQNFNNSARGWGGVKKHEPYRPMVVTAKPVGNLRYSDF; this is encoded by the exons cAAGTTATTCAAAATGGTGGGGAATCATCGAATGCAACAGTTGAAATTTCCAAGCcagaaaacgaagaaaaaacaaCCAAGTCTGTCAAAATCGAAGATTGCCCCGATGACAGTTCCGATGGAGAAAATAATGTTACGACCAGTGTAGTTGTAActgtcaataaaaaaatcatcgttgaacaaaaagaaaaatcaccCGAAAAAAATGACGAGGGCACAGACGAAGACGAAGAAATTATTGAAGAAATCGTCGAAAGTGAAAGTGAAGTTGAAAGTAGCGAGAAGGTTTGTGTTGTTCAAAAACCAGTAGCGGAAGCAAAAACAGAGATTCCATCTACTAACAATACACAACCTAAAGATGATCCAATTATTGAAACTAAAACCAACTCTGAAGGCACACCTGCCGTATCAAAACCAGAGCCAGTAATTGTAGTAGAAGAACCCCCTCAAAAACAAGAGACCATCATCCCCATTACAAAAAACACTGACACTATAATACAAACAGCTCAACCaatcacaaaaacaacaacgaaTGAAACAAAAACTGATATTGAAACAATAACCGAAGTAACTCAATCAATAAAACTATCACCCCAGCAGGTTAAAGTTGACAGCGACATTGAGAGACCTACAGCACAGCCCGCCTTGGTTTCTGCTCCAGAAGCAGTGACAGCAGCGCCATCTATTCCCTCACAACAATTACCAATCGATGGAACACAACAAATACAACTTCAAGAGAAACAAAGACAG GATAATATAAACAATACGTTAAAGGAAATAATATCAGATATCGATCGTGTTATCGAACAGGAAGATGGCCAGCAGCAAAAACACAACTATGAAGTTCAGCAAGAACAGAGAAGAAAAGAGCAACAGCGTCTTGATGAGCAACAGCGTTTGGCACAACAACTTCAATACCAACAGTACTTGAATCAGCAACAACCTGAATTCATGCCACAACAAACTCCATACTACCAAACGCAACCAGCGCTGCGCGGCCAGCATCCTACTGTTGCAACGAAGACTGTTAGCAATGAAGAATCTCGGTCAGAAACTGGGTACGTGAAGAAAAACGAAAGTTATGAAGTTGAG GAACACGATGGATTCCGAATGGCACGATCAAGTAAAACAACTGTACAAGAAAGCCATAGTCCTATGTACATGACACAAAAGGAGCAAAGATCAATGTCATTGCCGTATTGGAAAAACCAAAACACAGAG GAGTCATCATCAACGATTTCAAAAAGAGTCGATTTGCAGAAAATTTTCACACCAGCAACGGATTGTGAAGAAATTATACCAAAGAATC GAAAACTATATGCATCGTCAGCGTTTTATTCGCCAAATCTTCATCCGACTGTCGAGGATCAGGTTGCACTGGCACGAAGGATATCGCATTCGTTGAGTGACATTAGCAACCATACATCGAAGGGTCAGTCAATGTACGTAAATCGAAAAAAGCGATCCGTTAAATGGGTTCACGAAGGTTCAGGAAAAG GTCAACCCGATATTCAGGAATATAATGAAGAATACAAGGAGAACGAGAATAATTATAATGATAAAAATCTTTTAAGATTGGTCATGAATCCACGCGGTCAGGTACGAGATTTAAATTCAGTTCGCGAGCCGTTAAGTGAGACAGGTTTGTTGTCTCCTGATCGGTGTGCTGAGTTAGTAACAGCACTGAATGCTCCAAAAGGACGAG GTGCTGAACTTTTTGCAAAACGTCGCAGGAAAGCTGAAAAATGGATTGTGGATGAAACCAACGCTGGTATCGAGTCGCCATCGGGTCTAATAGATCATCAGCAGCAGCCGTACAAGCCAACATCACCTGCGAGCATGGTTCCAGCATACTCTGATGTAGGTATTCATCGTGTCCAACTGAACATGCAACAGGATAAAATTCAAGACAAGTACAGTCAGCCAAGTTTGAAAATAATCAAATCACCCTGGGAAGCCGCATTGGAAACGGGATCAGCTAGTAATGCTTTTGAAGAGGTAAACAAACATGGTGGACAATATCCTCATTACGGGCAGTATGAATATCAACAGACACCACACAAATCAATTACACCAACACCACTACAA gATCAGCAAGGTTGCAAGGTTTATCAGCCGAAATCATCGTCGTCTTCTAGTCAAAGGGATCTAGCTTACAAACCCAATATACCACAGGGATGGAAAGCGCCAGCAGTTGTTTTGCCTAAAG AACTGTATGTGCCCAAGGAGATACCCCTTGAGAGTTATGCACCACCACCTCAAACATCCCACTATATTCCGCCGAGTAGTGGTTTTCCCGTGTACCAACATCCATCTTCTAGCTTTGCAGCACCAATTGAAAATAAGCCATATTCCGGTTTCCCATTGACCAAACCTGCAACAGATCCTTACAATCAGgtgcaacaacagcaacaacaacaacaacaacaacactcaTTTTCAAGAACACCACAACCGCAAAAGCAACAATCGTGGACACCAACTTTATCTTCAGCTCATCCAAGCCCGGTAAGCTTCAATCCTTCGCCGTTGCCCTACAATAAATTGGCCAAGTTCGAACAACCAGATCCATCACCGATTCAATCTTACCAAACACCATATCAGCAGCGTCCATTGGATGTCCCAACTTTGAATAAGCCAGCAAACGTTTCacctacaattttttcaagCTCTCCCATGAAAAGTCATTACGTTACACAAACTTCACCTCGACCCCAATCACAGCAGTTCCCTAGCCAGGATTATAAATCCTATAATGCTGGGGGCTTCGTAAATGATAGAATACCTATGGTTTCATCGGTCGATTTatcaaattgtcaaaattttaataattctgcTAGGGGTTGGGGtggagtaaaaaaacatgaacctTATCGTCCAATGGTAGTAACAGCTAAACCTGTTGGCAATCTTCGCTATTCAGATTTTTAA
- the LOC129920597 gene encoding uncharacterized protein LOC129920597 isoform X5, producing MEVAELETETGVSKSSTSVSESSKQQVIQNGGESSNATVEISKPENEEKTTKSVKIEDCPDDSSDGENNVTTSVVVTVNKKIIVEQKEKSPEKNDEGTDEDEEIIEEIVESESEVESSEKVCVVQKPVAEAKTEIPSTNNTQPKDDPIIETKTNSEGTPAVSKPEPVIVVEEPPQKQETIIPITKNTDTIIQTAQPITKTTTNETKTDIETITEVTQSIKLSPQQVKVDSDIERPTAQPALVSAPEAVTAAPSIPSQQLPIDGTQQIQLQEKQRQDNINNTLKEIISDIDRVIEQEDGQQQKHNYEVQQEQRRKEQQRLDEQQRLAQQLQYQQYLNQQQPEFMPQQTPYYQTQPALRGQHPTVATKTVSNEESRSETGYVKKNESYEVEESSSTISKRVDLQKIFTPATDCEEIIPKNRKLYASSAFYSPNLHPTVEDQVALARRISHSLSDISNHTSKGQSMYVNRKKRSVKWVHEGSGKGQPDIQEYNEEYKENENNYNDKNLLRLVMNPRGQVRDLNSVREPLSETGLLSPDRCAELVTALNAPKGRGAELFAKRRRKAEKWIVDETNAGIESPSGLIDHQQQPYKPTSPASMVPAYSDVGIHRVQLNMQQDKIQDKYSQPSLKIIKSPWEAALETGSASNAFEEVNKHGGQYPHYGQYEYQQTPHKSITPTPLQDQQGCKVYQPKSSSSSSQRDLAYKPNIPQGWKAPAVVLPKAVSPYNEIANFVEATTKIEQVSSAAKKCEEITQKDEDEIIHLMTKTKLIIPKQEQQHMKTVPYAENDYVSYDSALQQLQNVLEGCEKREMEMLHEQQKLQQQIKPEYQVGEMFSQRKQSVSPDKEYESNNEVAIIEKQDENEDYVKVPVKDLISTFEQQVVAEKIAAETQIIIKPIAKKPKVMNIQEQNEPAKQGEYKGLFRPVDTEEDHQQKTTEEEKESFKCDTDFPQQQNDEKQQWQNSKELYVPKEIPLESYAPPPQTSHYIPPSSGFPVYQHPSSSFAAPIENKPYSGFPLTKPATDPYNQVQQQQQQQQQQHSFSRTPQPQKQQSWTPTLSSAHPSPVSFNPSPLPYNKLAKFEQPDPSPIQSYQTPYQQRPLDVPTLNKPANVSPTIFSSSPMKSHYVTQTSPRPQSQQFPSQDYKSYNAGGFVNDRIPMVSSVDLSNCQNFNNSARGWGGVKKHEPYRPMVVTAKPVGNLRYSDF from the exons cAAGTTATTCAAAATGGTGGGGAATCATCGAATGCAACAGTTGAAATTTCCAAGCcagaaaacgaagaaaaaacaaCCAAGTCTGTCAAAATCGAAGATTGCCCCGATGACAGTTCCGATGGAGAAAATAATGTTACGACCAGTGTAGTTGTAActgtcaataaaaaaatcatcgttgaacaaaaagaaaaatcaccCGAAAAAAATGACGAGGGCACAGACGAAGACGAAGAAATTATTGAAGAAATCGTCGAAAGTGAAAGTGAAGTTGAAAGTAGCGAGAAGGTTTGTGTTGTTCAAAAACCAGTAGCGGAAGCAAAAACAGAGATTCCATCTACTAACAATACACAACCTAAAGATGATCCAATTATTGAAACTAAAACCAACTCTGAAGGCACACCTGCCGTATCAAAACCAGAGCCAGTAATTGTAGTAGAAGAACCCCCTCAAAAACAAGAGACCATCATCCCCATTACAAAAAACACTGACACTATAATACAAACAGCTCAACCaatcacaaaaacaacaacgaaTGAAACAAAAACTGATATTGAAACAATAACCGAAGTAACTCAATCAATAAAACTATCACCCCAGCAGGTTAAAGTTGACAGCGACATTGAGAGACCTACAGCACAGCCCGCCTTGGTTTCTGCTCCAGAAGCAGTGACAGCAGCGCCATCTATTCCCTCACAACAATTACCAATCGATGGAACACAACAAATACAACTTCAAGAGAAACAAAGACAG GATAATATAAACAATACGTTAAAGGAAATAATATCAGATATCGATCGTGTTATCGAACAGGAAGATGGCCAGCAGCAAAAACACAACTATGAAGTTCAGCAAGAACAGAGAAGAAAAGAGCAACAGCGTCTTGATGAGCAACAGCGTTTGGCACAACAACTTCAATACCAACAGTACTTGAATCAGCAACAACCTGAATTCATGCCACAACAAACTCCATACTACCAAACGCAACCAGCGCTGCGCGGCCAGCATCCTACTGTTGCAACGAAGACTGTTAGCAATGAAGAATCTCGGTCAGAAACTGGGTACGTGAAGAAAAACGAAAGTTATGAAGTTGAG GAGTCATCATCAACGATTTCAAAAAGAGTCGATTTGCAGAAAATTTTCACACCAGCAACGGATTGTGAAGAAATTATACCAAAGAATC GAAAACTATATGCATCGTCAGCGTTTTATTCGCCAAATCTTCATCCGACTGTCGAGGATCAGGTTGCACTGGCACGAAGGATATCGCATTCGTTGAGTGACATTAGCAACCATACATCGAAGGGTCAGTCAATGTACGTAAATCGAAAAAAGCGATCCGTTAAATGGGTTCACGAAGGTTCAGGAAAAG GTCAACCCGATATTCAGGAATATAATGAAGAATACAAGGAGAACGAGAATAATTATAATGATAAAAATCTTTTAAGATTGGTCATGAATCCACGCGGTCAGGTACGAGATTTAAATTCAGTTCGCGAGCCGTTAAGTGAGACAGGTTTGTTGTCTCCTGATCGGTGTGCTGAGTTAGTAACAGCACTGAATGCTCCAAAAGGACGAG GTGCTGAACTTTTTGCAAAACGTCGCAGGAAAGCTGAAAAATGGATTGTGGATGAAACCAACGCTGGTATCGAGTCGCCATCGGGTCTAATAGATCATCAGCAGCAGCCGTACAAGCCAACATCACCTGCGAGCATGGTTCCAGCATACTCTGATGTAGGTATTCATCGTGTCCAACTGAACATGCAACAGGATAAAATTCAAGACAAGTACAGTCAGCCAAGTTTGAAAATAATCAAATCACCCTGGGAAGCCGCATTGGAAACGGGATCAGCTAGTAATGCTTTTGAAGAGGTAAACAAACATGGTGGACAATATCCTCATTACGGGCAGTATGAATATCAACAGACACCACACAAATCAATTACACCAACACCACTACAA gATCAGCAAGGTTGCAAGGTTTATCAGCCGAAATCATCGTCGTCTTCTAGTCAAAGGGATCTAGCTTACAAACCCAATATACCACAGGGATGGAAAGCGCCAGCAGTTGTTTTGCCTAAAG CTGTTTCTCCATATAACGAAATAGCCAACTTTGTCgaagcaacaacaaaaatcgaGCAAGTTTCCAGTGCAGCAAAAAAATGTGAAGAAATTACACAAAAGGATGAAGATGAGATTATTCATCtaatgacaaaaacaaaattaataatacCGAAACAAGAACAACAACATATGAAGACAGTTCCATACGCTGAAAACGATTATGTGAGCTATGACAGTGCTCTGCAACAGCTACAAAATGTTCTTGAGGGTTGTGAAAAACGCGAGATGGAGATGTTGCATGAACAGCAAAAACTTCAGCAGCAAATAAAACCTGAATATCAGGTTGGAGAAATGTTCTCCCAGCGAAAACAATCGGTTTCTCCAGATAAAGAGTACGAAAGCAACAATGAAGTTGCGATAATTGAAAAACAAGATGAAAATGAAGATTACGTCAAGGTTCCAGTAAAAGACCTGATTTCGACGTTTGAACAGCAGGTGGTAGCGGAAAAAATTGCTGCCGAGACCCAGATAATTATTAAACCTATCGCTAAAAAACCTAAAGTTATGAATATACAGGAACAAAACGAGCCGGCAAAGCAGGGTGAGTacaaaggactctttagaccaGTAGACACGGAAGAAGACCATCAGCAAAAGACGaccgaagaagaaaaagaatcaTTCAAGTGCGATACAGATTTTCCACAACAGCAAAACGACGAAAAACAGCAATGGCAGAATAGCAAAG AACTGTATGTGCCCAAGGAGATACCCCTTGAGAGTTATGCACCACCACCTCAAACATCCCACTATATTCCGCCGAGTAGTGGTTTTCCCGTGTACCAACATCCATCTTCTAGCTTTGCAGCACCAATTGAAAATAAGCCATATTCCGGTTTCCCATTGACCAAACCTGCAACAGATCCTTACAATCAGgtgcaacaacagcaacaacaacaacaacaacaacactcaTTTTCAAGAACACCACAACCGCAAAAGCAACAATCGTGGACACCAACTTTATCTTCAGCTCATCCAAGCCCGGTAAGCTTCAATCCTTCGCCGTTGCCCTACAATAAATTGGCCAAGTTCGAACAACCAGATCCATCACCGATTCAATCTTACCAAACACCATATCAGCAGCGTCCATTGGATGTCCCAACTTTGAATAAGCCAGCAAACGTTTCacctacaattttttcaagCTCTCCCATGAAAAGTCATTACGTTACACAAACTTCACCTCGACCCCAATCACAGCAGTTCCCTAGCCAGGATTATAAATCCTATAATGCTGGGGGCTTCGTAAATGATAGAATACCTATGGTTTCATCGGTCGATTTatcaaattgtcaaaattttaataattctgcTAGGGGTTGGGGtggagtaaaaaaacatgaacctTATCGTCCAATGGTAGTAACAGCTAAACCTGTTGGCAATCTTCGCTATTCAGATTTTTAA